The following are encoded in a window of Rosa chinensis cultivar Old Blush chromosome 4, RchiOBHm-V2, whole genome shotgun sequence genomic DNA:
- the LOC112200846 gene encoding preprotein translocase subunit SCY1, chloroplastic isoform X1 — MLITVRGPFCSSSPLCFNSFSYPTLKRSLCKPRFSVPRKPNSISCWKLGVLSNSSEASVFDPLGINSDVHSGLNATLDNFLWLFSKPLESASSSKKEKSNSTRGLAAAIEDSSIDFGDFFKGPLPGKFLMLLGYLALSRLGIYIPLGGVNREAFVGNLDQNSLLSTLDSFSGGGIGRLGICSLGIVPFINAQIVFQLLAQVYPKLQDLQKKEGEAGRKKVLRYTQYASVGFAVVQAIGQVFFLRPYVNDFSTEWVLSSVILLTLGSVLTTYIGERISDLKLGNGTSLLIFTSIISYFPASVGRTVAQAFQDGNYVGLATIVASFFVLVLGIVYVQEAERKIPINYASRYTSRSAGPQRSAYLPFKVNSSGVMPIIFSTSSLALPGTLARFTSLAPLKTAAVALNPGGSFYLPTNILLIAFFNYYYTFLQLDPDDVSEQLKRQGASIPLVRPGKSTAAFLKTVLSRISVLGSAFLAILAAGPAVVEQVSHLTAFRGFAGTSVLILVGCATDTARKVQAEIISQKYKNIEFYNIDKYDP, encoded by the exons ATGTTGATAACGGTCAGAGGAcccttttgttcttcttctccgCTCTGCTTCAACAGCTTCTCTTATCCAACGCTGAAACGTTCACTATGCAAACCCAGATTCTCTGTTCCCAGAAAACCCAACAGCATTAGTTGTTGGAAGCTTGGCGTTCTATCCAACAG CTCTGAAGCCTCAGTTTTTGATCCCTTGGGTATAAATTCAGATGTACATTCTGGTCTAAATGCTACCTTGGATAATTTCCTATGGCTATTTTCAAAACCATTAGAGAGTGCTTCAAGTTCTAAGAAGGAGAAATCGAACTCCACTCGAGGATTAGCAG CTGCCATAGAAGACAGTTCCATTGATTTTGGAGACTTTTTCAAAGGCCCATTACCAGGGAAGTTTCTCATGCTGTTGGGATATCTGGCCTTATCTCGACTTGGAATATATATACCTCTTGGTGGGGTAAACCGTGAGGCTTTTGTTGGAAATTTGGACCAGAACAGTTTGTTGAGCACTTTGGATTCATTTTCTGGAGGCGGCATTGGCCGACTTGGTATATGTTCACTTGGTATTGTTCCCTTCATCAATGCCCAGATTGTCTTCCAGCTCCTTGCACAAGTATATCCCAAGTTGCAGGATCTTCAGAAAAAAGAAGGTGAAGCAGGAAGAAAGAAAGTTCTGCGGTATACACAATATGCTTCGGTTGGGTTTGCAGTAGTCCAG GCAATTGGCCAAGTATTCTTCCTTCGCCCATATGTCAATGACTTCAGTACGGAGTGGGTTCTCTCATCTGTGATCTTATTGACTCTTGGCTCAGTATTGACAACATACATTGGAGAACGAATCTCAGACCTAAAACTTGGGAATGGCACATCTCTTTTGATATTCACAAGCATCATCTCCTACTTTCCAGCATCTGTTGGTAGGACTGTTGCACAGGCATTCCAAGATGGTAACTATGTTGGACTCGCCACCATCGTTGCCTCCTTTTTTGTGTTGGTCCTTGGAATTGTGTATGTTCAG GAAGCAGAAAGGAAAATTCCAATTAATTATGCCTCAAGGTACACCAGCAGAAGTGCAGGTCCTCAAAGGTCTGCTTACCTCCCCTTTAAG GTAAATAGTTCTGGAGTAATGCCAATAATATTTTCTACATCATCATTAGCTCTTCCTGGCACTTTAGCACGCTTCACTAGTTTAGCTCCATTGAAAACGGCTGCAGTGGCTTTAAATCCAGGGG GTTCATTCTATCTCCCCACCAACATCCTTTTAATAGCCTTCTTCAACTACTACTACACTTTCCTACAATTGGATCCTGATGATGTAAGTGAACAGTTGAAGCGCCAAGGGGCATCAATTCCACTTGTACGGCCGGGTAAAAGCACAGCTGCATTTCTTAAGACG GTTTTAAGTCGAATATCAGTTCTAGGTTCAGCCTTTCTAGCAATCTTGGCTGCTGGTCCTGCTGTTGTCGAACAAGTCTCACACCTTACTGCATTTCGGGGATTTGCGGGTACATCTGTTCTCATTCTTGTTGGTTGCGCAACTGACACTGCACGTAAAGTTCAAGCTGAGATAATTTCTCAGAAGTACAAGAACATAGAGTTTTATAACATTGACAAGTATGACCCATAA
- the LOC112200846 gene encoding preprotein translocase subunit SCY1, chloroplastic isoform X2, translated as MLITVRGPFCSSSPLCFNSFSYPTLKRSLCKPRFSVPRKPNSISCWKLGVLSNSSEASVFDPLGINSDVHSGLNATLDNFLWLFSKPLESASSSKKEKSNSTRGLAAAIEDSSIDFGDFFKGPLPGKFLMLLGYLALSRLGIYIPLGGVNREAFVGNLDQNSLLSTLDSFSGGGIGRLGICSLGIVPFINAQIVFQLLAQVYPKLQDLQKKEGEAGRKKVLRYTQYASVGFAVVQAIGQVFFLRPYVNDFSTEWVLSSVILLTLGSVLTTYIGERISDLKLGNGTSLLIFTSIISYFPASVGRTVAQAFQDGNYVGLATIVASFFVLVLGIVYVQVNSSGVMPIIFSTSSLALPGTLARFTSLAPLKTAAVALNPGGSFYLPTNILLIAFFNYYYTFLQLDPDDVSEQLKRQGASIPLVRPGKSTAAFLKTVLSRISVLGSAFLAILAAGPAVVEQVSHLTAFRGFAGTSVLILVGCATDTARKVQAEIISQKYKNIEFYNIDKYDP; from the exons ATGTTGATAACGGTCAGAGGAcccttttgttcttcttctccgCTCTGCTTCAACAGCTTCTCTTATCCAACGCTGAAACGTTCACTATGCAAACCCAGATTCTCTGTTCCCAGAAAACCCAACAGCATTAGTTGTTGGAAGCTTGGCGTTCTATCCAACAG CTCTGAAGCCTCAGTTTTTGATCCCTTGGGTATAAATTCAGATGTACATTCTGGTCTAAATGCTACCTTGGATAATTTCCTATGGCTATTTTCAAAACCATTAGAGAGTGCTTCAAGTTCTAAGAAGGAGAAATCGAACTCCACTCGAGGATTAGCAG CTGCCATAGAAGACAGTTCCATTGATTTTGGAGACTTTTTCAAAGGCCCATTACCAGGGAAGTTTCTCATGCTGTTGGGATATCTGGCCTTATCTCGACTTGGAATATATATACCTCTTGGTGGGGTAAACCGTGAGGCTTTTGTTGGAAATTTGGACCAGAACAGTTTGTTGAGCACTTTGGATTCATTTTCTGGAGGCGGCATTGGCCGACTTGGTATATGTTCACTTGGTATTGTTCCCTTCATCAATGCCCAGATTGTCTTCCAGCTCCTTGCACAAGTATATCCCAAGTTGCAGGATCTTCAGAAAAAAGAAGGTGAAGCAGGAAGAAAGAAAGTTCTGCGGTATACACAATATGCTTCGGTTGGGTTTGCAGTAGTCCAG GCAATTGGCCAAGTATTCTTCCTTCGCCCATATGTCAATGACTTCAGTACGGAGTGGGTTCTCTCATCTGTGATCTTATTGACTCTTGGCTCAGTATTGACAACATACATTGGAGAACGAATCTCAGACCTAAAACTTGGGAATGGCACATCTCTTTTGATATTCACAAGCATCATCTCCTACTTTCCAGCATCTGTTGGTAGGACTGTTGCACAGGCATTCCAAGATGGTAACTATGTTGGACTCGCCACCATCGTTGCCTCCTTTTTTGTGTTGGTCCTTGGAATTGTGTATGTTCAG GTAAATAGTTCTGGAGTAATGCCAATAATATTTTCTACATCATCATTAGCTCTTCCTGGCACTTTAGCACGCTTCACTAGTTTAGCTCCATTGAAAACGGCTGCAGTGGCTTTAAATCCAGGGG GTTCATTCTATCTCCCCACCAACATCCTTTTAATAGCCTTCTTCAACTACTACTACACTTTCCTACAATTGGATCCTGATGATGTAAGTGAACAGTTGAAGCGCCAAGGGGCATCAATTCCACTTGTACGGCCGGGTAAAAGCACAGCTGCATTTCTTAAGACG GTTTTAAGTCGAATATCAGTTCTAGGTTCAGCCTTTCTAGCAATCTTGGCTGCTGGTCCTGCTGTTGTCGAACAAGTCTCACACCTTACTGCATTTCGGGGATTTGCGGGTACATCTGTTCTCATTCTTGTTGGTTGCGCAACTGACACTGCACGTAAAGTTCAAGCTGAGATAATTTCTCAGAAGTACAAGAACATAGAGTTTTATAACATTGACAAGTATGACCCATAA
- the LOC112199018 gene encoding uncharacterized protein LOC112199018, with the protein MAEDETKALKEFTAPTALTTSSCIVVAPIPVGVRFEIRPATIQSLPNFYGKTNEDPYLHVEEFKDICGTFRYEISDEQIRLRLFPFSLKDKARKWLSSLPPGSINTWDDLVKKFLLKFFPAKKTNALQAEIFGFSQPEGEPFYESWERYKDLFLKCPHHGFSKPQKAQFFYRGLNSQSRSMVDATVGGSLMGKTADEAIQAFETICENSQQYDPYTSVPKRGGIYEISANTKLEEQVAALARQMKSLTPLLNKAARETCASCSSIAHTTEACPENFFQDEQVNMVNNYRRLVNDPFSNTYNPGWRQHPNFSYSNNNQVQMPRNPPMQNYQGPVEQKKPSLEETMQQLAQN; encoded by the coding sequence ATGgcagaagatgaaacaaaagcATTGAAGGAGTTCACGGCTCCAACTGCACTCACAACATCATCTTGTATTGTTGTAGCTCCTATTCCTGTAGGAGTGCGTTTTGAGATTAGACCAGCAACAATCCAAAGCTTGCCTAATTTTTATGGGAAGACAAATGAAGACCCTTATCTCCATGTGGAGGAATTCAAAGACATATGTGGGACTTTTCGGTATGAGATATCAGATGAGCAGATCCGTTTaaggctttttcctttttcattgaaAGACAAGGCAAGAAAGTGGCTAAGCTCTCTTCCCCCTGGGTCCATCAATACTTGGGATGATTTGGTTAAAAAGTTCTTGTTGAAATTCTTCCCAGCTAAGAAAACTAATGCTCTCCAAGCAGAAATCTTTGGCTTCTCTCAACCCGAAGGAGAACCTTTTTATGAGAGTTGGGAGCGTTATAAGGATTTATTTTTGAAGTGTCCTCACCATGGATTTTCTAAACCCCAAAAGGCTCAATTTTTCTACAGAGGTTTGAACTCCCAAAGTAGAAGTATGGTGGATGCTACAGTTGGTGGAAGCTTGATGGGAAAGACGGCAGATGAGGCAATTCAAGCTTTTGAGACTATATGTGAAAATTCGCAGCAATATGATCCTTACACATCAGTGCCCAAAAGAGGAGGAATATATGAGATTAGTGCAAATACTAAGTTGGAAGAGCAAGTTGCAGCCTTGGCGAGACAAATGAAGAGTCTTACTCCTCTATTAAATAAGGCTGCAAGGGAGACATGTGCTTCATGTTCAAGTATTGCACATACCACAGAGGCTTGTCCCGAAAATTTCTTCCAAGATGAGCAAGTCAACATGGTGAATAACTATAGAAGGCTTGTGAATGATCCTTTTTCAAATACATATAATCCAGGTTGGAGGCAACATCCAAATTTCTCTTATAGCAACAATAATCAAGTGCAGATGCCAAGGAATCCTCCCATGCAAAATTATCAAGGGCCGGTTGAACAAAAGAAACCATCCCTTGAAGAAACCATGCAGCAACTTGCACAAAATTAG